Below is a genomic region from Raphanus sativus cultivar WK10039 chromosome 4, ASM80110v3, whole genome shotgun sequence.
TTTTGTGTAAAGCATTAACATATTTTGATTCTCAAAAGAAAGATTAAAAACTTGTTACAAAAGAGGAAGATCAATATGAGTTCGTGATCACATTATTGTATTGATTTGAATACATCAAACTGAAGCCATTCAATCTGCTAATAGATTATTTACTGCAGAATGAAAGGGAATGCTACCACAGAAAGAGGTGAAAGACTTCACTTTCTCATTGCTGATATGAGCCTTGTTGATCATTTTCATCGGTTATAAGGACACCTTCTAAATTATCCAAGTTCTGAGATGTCGTTTCACCAAGAATCGTAACCCAATCATTCTTAGCCATCATCAACATAGCTAGCAGTGATGAGATGCTTCTTCAGCTGAGTGAATAACAAAGTGGAAGCAGAGGTACTTTGAATCAGAAACGTACAGAAAGAATGTGTTATGCAGAGTCAAAGTCTAGTGTTTTGAGAATAGTACCGTACCTCAATGCATGTCTTTGCTACAGCAGCATGAAAACTTGCAGGTGATAATCTTAGGACAACATCACCCTGCATGCAACACtgagaaaataatatttgagagATGTGAATAGTAAGTTTGAAGTTACTGAGTGACATCGAATTTGATTACTCAAGACACTAAAGCTCGAAACTTATAACATCAAATTAAATCCTTCTACTCCGCTTTCTTAAGCATATGAAAAAAGTAAAGCATCAGtttgaaacacacaaaaatgtCTTACAAACACTTACCGAATGGTCCATATATGACTGTGGGCGTGGGCCTACCAGGTGCTTCACCTCCGGAGAGAACAACACCGATCTTCAGTTTCTGTGGCGACGAAGCTGCCCATAGTAGCTCGTTCCCATACCGAATTGTAGTCATCACCTTAATGTAgtcacaccaaaaaaaaacaatgcgAGGAACGCAAAACAATCGTTCTCCATCTCCAGTCTCCGATACCAATCAAGTCAAACCGCAAACACATGATTTCTCGCACCTTTCTACTAAGTTGCAGAATCTTATTAATGAAGAGATGTACCTTAGGCTTAGGCATACTACTTAGAGCTTCAGGGATATTGTCCTCTGTTCCACCACCAACTCAATTAAGTGACTGATATTTGGAATCTCGTCTTCTGCTGTAGAAGGCGGCCGGCACTGCAACGATACGTTTCTTTGCCACAATAGCTAACGGTGGAACCATTAGACGAAGAAATCTAACATCAACAGTGGAAGAACACTTGCCGGACTGAAAATCAAAGAGAAGAACTTACGGACTTAAAATCAGAGAAAAAATATCTATGATGATGAATAAGAGAGTTTCGAAGAAAAGATGTGTTGAAAGGAATAAATCTCACATCTATTTATACATAAACACACAGCCCCTGACCTTGAAGTATGCTTTGAATACACATAGTGGAAGAGCGGATTGAGTGGAGCAATCACGAATCATTTACTCCGAGCGTTTTTTATGGTGAATGAAAGCCGAATCGGCATCGAATCGCCGTCAACGGAGAAGGGGCTGGAACTGTCGCTTTCTTGTGACCTCGGGCCGGATAAGGAAATAAATAGCAGCCCAAGACCCAGATAAAAAGATACAGACGAAGCCCACGCGAAAATAAATGAAACGACGCGTTTTACTTACCTGGACACGTGCCGGCGCGAAAACGAACGACTTTCCTAGCTGGACGATGACGTGGCGTGCTGTGAGAGAAgcaacattattttatataattagatatatatatccTGCTGGTGATTTTTTTgggaataaaagaaaagaatagaaaataaatatatatatatatatatataataaaaataattttaaaaaatgaaaaggaaTACTTGTTCTCTttcaaatttaacaaaaaataataattttattctatatttttcaacaaaaaaaagaaagaggacTAAAAGAATTATTCTTGGTaaaaggtgattttttttttcgaaatgataaaaaaaatcaatgtttctctttgttctttggCCACCTGTCGAAAACTATAGTATGCCTAGAATTTTTCATCAAGTGTATGTAAATTGTCGTTATTGTAAATTTATGTGAAGTTAATAAAGTATCGTTAGACTAGTTGTTTAACTTGTTTTAGTagattatactccctccgtttcatattaagtgtcgttttagagaatttttttcgttgcaaaataagtgtcgttttagagtttcaatacaaaatttattaactttattctccattctatttttctattggttgaattgtatcggtaatgatgtttttatattgaaaatattcaaaattaaatgtttttttaatccgtgtgcacaaatctaaaacgacacttataatgaaacagagggagtaattgaGTTGTATCATTTAAGACGACAATACAATTTAGAATTTGAATATTTACCTTTGTAAATTCAATTTACAGAAACTTTTTTGGGGAAGATTTGTCTACCCTTTTCCTATACTAATCattgaaaaaattatagttttccCGATCTAGATCCATTTTGACCAAATTTGTATTGAAAACATGGAGAAATGATATCAAATTAAAAAGTACTGTACATCCAGAAGCAAAACAATTAATCTATTTTGATAAGGGATAAGGATATTCAAAGAGTATATGCCATAGTGACTTAGTGAGTAACGTGTAATCAAAACTTTTATTACATGCAAGTGTAAGATCATTTtcatataataattttgttttagtaaGATATTTTTAGctgaaattttaattaactaaaactaaaattttataatttgtgtattttaagTTCtctaagtaaatatatatttaacttgAAAAAACTTTTAATGATTCTAAGTGAATTCAGctatataaaaacaaaagatgtTCGTCACGCAATGGTTGgactaattatttttaatttgtctcaaattgataaaaaacctttaaatatttttatttaaaatgtgagaATATATTAggttaaattttgaaattttgtaaatattttgcaaGCTTAGttgaataactaaaaaaattacaatcatAAAATATCAACTATAATTGGATAAAcaatataatcaaataatataaatatagctAACTTTTTGTGTATTCCAACTTTAATAATCATTTAACTTTAAAGCTTTGTGAAACATAACATTTGTTATAGAAAGTGCTGAGTCATTaggataaatattttataaacaatatatatatatatatatatacttaatacTTCAAATGCGAAAATCGAAAGATTCTTACTGCCACGTTTTGAACAATGGGCCAAGTGCATATGAAGTTAAATTAATATATCGTTTTTTTTGTTGACCCccatttaataaaatcaaatagtTAATCGGTTTTGAATCATTccgaaatttattttaatataccattatattatataaattcatGTTCAATTTagacaatttaaaatttttgtataaCATTAGCATTTTattgatttgaaaatatatttctaaacctTGAAATAGTACTCTTAGGAAATCTTAGATAATGAAGAATTTTTAACAAAGGTAAAAtttcagttatatatttttataatattctatGTAGGATTAATGTTAGTTTCATAGGTGTTATATTAGATTTTTCGAcgtgtttttaaaatataaaactattttgataaaatgttaATTCATTTACCCCTTCATACTGGTTGacttacttttaatatttttcataactGAAATGTGATAATCTGTTTTTAACACTCGCATTTTAAAATATcgcatatttttaaaatagccTGTAAAGTTTCCTGACCTAGTGGATTTCTGAcacacataaacaaataaaatgtacTTTTAAAATCGAAAAATTGTACCTTTCATCCACTTGTTCTATCTCTATAGTTTataattacattaaaaaaatacatctcGACCACGTACACAGACCATTTCCTCCAACACAAAGCTTTCTTCCAAAGCATCTGAATCTGACGCATCTTAATTCCAACAGGTACGCTTGCAGAAATTTGTTTCTTACCAAACACAAAACTTCATTATCTCTTAGGGTTTGGTGTTTTAGTTATCtgtttatcttgttttttttttttgaaaagactTATCTGTTTATCTTTTGCTGTGTTATTATCTTGATCAGgtagagacaaaaaaaaatattcaaccTTCAAAACAAGGTTTCTCTCACAGACTTAAGGATTTGTGTGTTTCTTGTGGAATAAGTTTTAGGGTttattagggttcttgagactACTGATGGGTTCTTACTATGCTGGATTCCTTGGATCATTTGACAACTTCTACCAGACTGAGTTTTCCAATTTGGGGAATGGATTCTATGTGGATGACCAACCTTTGTTAGAAAGTCCATCTCTCTTGCCTCCTCTTCATCCTCATCCAGATCCATATCCTCAACAGAATCTTGCTGCTGCTGATGCTGATGATGATTTAACTGATTCTGTTCTGCAATACATAAGCCAAGTGCTTATGGAAGAAGACATGGATGACAAGCCTTGTATGTTCCATGATGCCTTGTCTCTCCAAGCAGCTGAGAGATCTCTCTATGAAGCTCTAGGCGAAAAGTACCCGGATTCTCTGCCTCTGCCCACCACTAGCCCTCTCCAACTTTCTCATAGTCATGATGAGTTGAGTGACATAACTTCTTCAGGTCACACCTCaagaaccaccaccaccaccaccacttccTCTGATTGGAGTTTTGATAGTTTGGAGAACAACAGGCCTTCTTGGATGCAAACACCTACCCCGAACAACTTCGTCTTCCAGTCTACTACTCCCTCTACTAGATCCAGTCCCAATAGTGGCAGTAACACGGTTACCAGGTCAAGTTTTAGTAATGACTTGGTTACAAACATGTTCAAAGATAGCAACTGGGCGTTACAATTCAAGAGAGGTGTGGAGGAAGCAAGCAAGTTCCTTCCAAGGACTACTCAGCTGGTTATAGATgagaatcatcatcatcctcactATGTTCCTTACAGAATCACCGGAAAGAAATGCCACTGGCGTGACGAAGACGATGAGCATTTGCCTGAAGAAAGAAGTAAGAAGCAATCAGCTGTCTATGCCGATGACCCCGAGCTAGCAGACATGTTTGAAAAGATTCTCTTGTTCGGAGATCCCAAGGAGAACCCTAAATGCATTCTCAACGAAACCTCCCAAAAGGAACCACCAACCAAAGCTCCACAAAGTCCCAAAGGAGACATAACAACAGCATACTCGAGGGGAATCAAACCATCTGCTTACGTTAAAGAGATACCTGACTTGAGGTCCCTTTTGCTTTCATGTGCACAAGCTGTGTCCGTCAACGACCACAGAAGAGCTGAAGGGTTGTTAAGACTCGTCAGGCAGCATTCTTCCTCTTACGGAGATGGAACAGAGAGGTTAGCTCATTACTTCGCAAACAGTCTCGAAGCGCGTTTAGCCGGGACAGGCACGCAGGTCTACACATCCTTGTCTTCCAAGAAAACATCTGCCGCGGACATGTTGAAAGCTTACCAGTCCTACGTATCCGTCTGCCCGTTCAAGAAGATCGGTATAGCCTTCGCTAACCACAGCATCCAGCAGCTGGCTAAGAAGACTATGCCTCACACCATCCACATCATAGACTTTGGGATATCTTACGGTTTCCAGTGGCATTCTCTGGTTCATCGCCTTCACTGGAGACGTGGCTCCTCGTGTAAGCTCAGGATCACGGGTATCGACTTGCCTCAGCGTGGGTTTAGACCGGCTAATGGTGTTATCGAGACGGGACACCGCTTGGCTAAGTACTGTAAGAAGCTGAACGTTCCGTTTGAGTACAATGCTATAGCGCAGAAGTGGGAGACGATAAAGCTGGAGGACTTGAAGCTGAGAGAAGGAGAGTTCGTGGCGGTGAACACTCTCTTTAGGTTTAGGAACCTTCTGGATGATACTGTGGCAGTGGACAGCCCTAGAGACGTGGTTTTGAGACTGATACACAAGATAAGACCGAACATCTTCATCCCTTCGATATTGAGCGGTTCTTACAACGCTCCTTTTTTTGTGACGAGGTTTAGAGAAGTCATGTATCATTTCTCCTCGCTGTTCGACATGTGCGACACGACCCTGACGAGGGAGGATCCGATGAGGGTTGTGTTCGAGAAGGAGTTCTACGGGAGGGAGATCATGAACGTGGTGGCGTGCGAGGGGACGGCGAGAGTGGAGAGGCCTGAGAGTTATAAGCAGTGGGGGTCGAGGATGGTGAGAGCTGGGTTGAGGCAGCTTCCGGTTGAGAAGGAGCTGGTTCAGAAACTGAGGTTGATGGTTGATAAGGAGTACAAGAGCAAAGAGTTTGATGTTGATCAGGATGGTAACTGGTTCCTTCAGGGCTGGAAAGGCAGACTTGTCTATGCTTCTTCTTTTTGGGTTTCTGTGTAGTGTTTGTTTGTCTTACGTTCCAAGAAACTGATTCTCTTTTAAGATTTGTTGTCTCTTTGTTTTGCACAATGACCttcagatttttatattttgtacaGGTTTTAGTATTCTTTCCTTCTACACCTATACAAATAACACAAGCACAAAAgttcataaataatttaaacaatgGCCCAAAACTCTCAAATTTTTAGCATAGCTTATAAGAATGGGCCAAAATTAATTTGGTGTAAATAATGATTAAATGTTCAAAAAAGTTAGTGCATATATGAAAAAGGCCACAAACTCTGTTGCACTAGAGCTTTCAATATCGATGGGTCGTTTAGGCAGTGGCAGGTGAAGATGATTAGGCATGTGGTTAGGCAGAAAATCGGTTAAGGTTAATCAACTTAATCTAGTGTAGACCATCTCAAATGTACACTTCTATATAGAGAGATCTGTACTACAGAGATGAATTTACgcaaatgtatatttttataatacagTTCCTCTATTTGAGAGAAAATTATAGATGAATCTTACTCCTTTATTTTTTACTTCTATATTTAGTGATAAAAATAACATATCtctatatctatcttattaaaacagaaacattcggttggacctaacatttattttgtaagtttttaaattaaatacacttttatactttatagttaaatctacattaaatcacaaatattcatttctttatactactatatatgtttccaaacaatatacttatttctttatactattatcaatgtttccaaacaaaatattttttatactactatcaatttttccaaacaatacaacaattaatcttattattttatatctatcatcttttctttaaaattttgtagaaacgtcatattttcataaattgcaaaataatgaacattaaaatttggattataagattacaaattatgaaactattacaatttaaatttaattagattttaaattacatatcggtcatccatcagttcaatcggttagtctcgggttttagtgatttttaatatgaatattttaaaaaccaaaattgaattgtcagatctccgaattaacgAGTATagtcacaatcgggttgaatttaaaaatactgatttaaatgcaaaagtattttaaatacacactcttttaaaaattaccaaaatatttgttaagttattagtgaaattttttatcgtaaagcgcggatcaaaatctagtttttcttTATAACTCTATTATACAAacatacattggagcaaatcaaGGGAAAAAACGAAGAAACTATGTgtgttattattaaaaaatagtaaatGACTCTAGCAAAAGGTCATgcaatattttagcaaaaaaaaaaaaggtcatGCAATGTCAAGAGGACATCGGACGATTTTGTAGCTTAAATTCTCCCCCAAATTGGAGTAcataatatttgaataaaatgttaaaataaaaattgaaaatgatTAGTGAAATTTGGGATTttgatttgtaaaaaaaaaggaaatttgaCCACCAAAATTAACTCAACTCCATTTAACGAAATTTTAAGTATGATTTGGATAGTTGAGTGTAGTAACTTATTGTTAAAACAATATTGGTTTAAGTAAAATTTgacatttaatttataaaaattgatataatagTTAGATTATTGTAAAATTTCGATTTAGATTGTTAATTTTCTATTTGGTTGCTTGTTTGGTATTAATCTTTTTCTCACTCATATTATCgttaatatctatcttattaaaacagaagtacacatatagaatatcccttagttttcagtattatttacaattatatgccactgagaattaaattgattttttttattttaatacttgtctttttcagttatattaatgtgtttctttttctttcctattttaatgcttgtcttttcaatcagattaatgtgtttttttcctattttaatgtttgtctttttagttagattaatgtattttaacttttattcttcaacaattattgatattttaaaattgtttttttgtccacttaaagttgtctaaactatttgaaaatataaaaaatagtcaaaagtaaacatataaagtagataaacaataatcaaacaccaaaaatatttaaaatatatatttattcttcatctaaatattgaagttcaacctgttttttattttttaatttaggtattttggcttacattattcaaatttatatgttttgagaaatttaaagtatatataaatttcgaaaattttaaaataattcaaacgggttatccatatccaaaccgaacccgcaaatacccgaatcaaaccaaaaccaaaatttataaatatttgaatgtttctgaaatctttaaacttgagaatctcaaacccaaatagattttaaccgaatcagtgggtatccaaataTACATCCCTAACatagtcaatgtaaaacgatcaagtattacaaatgcatcatttaatataaataaataaaaactaaaacagaaaattaatatccgtgcggtcgcGATCTAgtgtatattattaaaactgaagtattttattatcatatatgttattattatttatgttgcCCTTATAATATCTGAAGCCCAATGGGCGAACTTAAATGATCCAAGGAGGCTTCTTGTTTTAGGCAAAATAACAATTACCTGAGTCGAAATTTAACCAACAAATGTACGCCACGTATAATAAGTTGCCCCTTCCCTTGTACAATGATACTTGGGGTTAAAAACCTATAAAAGAATCAAAACAAACTTTCCAAAATCTCAGCTCATCCGATCTGCTGCCTGCTGCCTTTTGACTCCTCCttgataagaagaagaagaagaatccaaAGCTCCTCCGATCTTCTTCAAACACCAAAACTAATCCCTAAAAATCAGATCGTTTGCTTCTTATATTGGTACGGTTTGTTCAAGTAAACTTTTACCTGATCTGTTTGGTTTAAAACGCTAAGAACTGTTCCGATCATCTTATTGAGTTCATGTTAAAGCTCAGTTTTTACTCAAATCTAGATTCATCTACTATGGTTTTAGACTTGTTGTATCGAGCTTGTTTTTCAAGGTTTTAGATTAATCGCCTttgattttatctttttgtgTTTAAATTGGAAACTAAAATTTTTTGTAATtcgaattttatttatttttacccacaaggtgttcgatgattTGCGTCAATGGGTTTCCCTGTTAAAAGTTTTGAGCGTTTGTTTCTTATTGACTTTGTAGATTTGTGGTGGGCAATGGAGTTTAATGGAGATGATGAGTCTAGCTTCGAGCAGTGTTACCGTTGTTACCCTGTCACATTCATTGAAAAGgttctgtttctttttatatatatatatatatcatgttttTATGATGAATgggaattaaaaaaacattctaAATCCCGACAATTTAAATGCAGGCACATCTTGACAAGGGGGACAAAAGTAAGTTTGCTCTCTGTTCTGTTTCCCTTATTAAGATAGTTTCTTTTTACCATGTTTCTCTGACATTACTTATGTAATCTCTCTGTAGTTATAATGCCTCCTTCCGCTCTCAACCGTCTTGGTAAAAGCTTCAATCTCGTTTGTTTCAAATTTCAATCTTTCTTTATTTACTTCGGTtaataataatcttttttttttaactcagcTTCTTTGCATATTGAGTACCCAATGCTGTTTCAACTGAGTAACGAATCTGTTGGCAAGATCACACATTGCGGTGTACTCGAGTTCACCGCAGACGAAGGCCTTGTTTACTTTCCTTATTGGGTATATAATATATACCTTCCATCATTCTTTTGTCTTTGTTTCCTCTTTCATCATTATTAAACAAATCACTGATATGTGCATTTTTACTTGTAGATGATGCAAAACATGTCTCTTCAAGAAGGAGACATTGTGAGAATCAAGAATATGAGCTTGGTGAAAGGGACTTACATCAAGCTTCAGCCTCACACTCAAGATTTCTTGGACATTACCAACCCAAAAGCCATGTTTGTTaaccttttgaaaaaaaactgaaatcttgtttttgttaccaatcttctctttcttacattccttttttttttaaatgcagcTTGGAGACTACGCTTAGGAGCTACTCTTGCTTAACCACTGGCGACACAATCATGGTTCCTTATAACAACAAGCAGTATTTTATCAATGTGGTTGAAGCGAAGCCGTCATCAGCTGTGAGTATCATAGAAACGGACTGCGAGGTTGATTTTGCTCCTCCTCTTGATTACAAAGAACCTGAGAAGCCGCAGAAGCTGACTCCTCTGAAGAAGCGAACTCGCCAAGGTTTTGTCTTTGTGCTTATTTGGAAATTATCTATTCTTGAAAATTGTAGCCTCTAAATCTTCTTTGTTTGGTCATTGCAGTTGAGGAAGAAGAACCAGCAAACAAAGTTCCCAAGTTCACGCCATTCACTGGGTCCGGAAAGCGTTTGGATGGGAAGACACAAACAGAATCAACTGAACAAGAAGAGAAGCCAACTGAGAAAGGAAAGGATGATGAGAAGCTGTCGACCATAACGCCACCGCAAAAATCAGGGAAGCTTGTCTTTGGCTCAAACAGCAAACAAACTTCAAAAGCAAATGTGAAAGTatgtctctctcttctcttgatttttttttccattcacGTGATTTATCCATTAGAGATAAACTAATTTTGTTGTATGGCTTCTTAATGTATAGGTTGATCCAAAGAACGTGGAGCAAGAAAGTTCGACGAAGTCTGATGAAGCTAAGTTTAAGGTGTTTACTGGGAAGAAATACTCACTCAAAGGTTAAGAAAACACAgggtttttttttaagtttaatcaTCTGCCGATGaatattaatgtgtttttttttttttaattatttctatcACAATTTATCTGTTTAAGCATTTACATATTCATAGATTCTCTCACCAATTTATGGGAATAGCTTCAGTGGAACCTAAACGACATGATAACACACTGATGTATCTAAAACCTAAACCTTCCCAAGGAAGATGGTTTTAAGTTGTTCATAATCATATGATCCTATTTTGAGACTAAGGTGATCAGAACTCTGTTATATCAACCAGGGCTTTATAGCTTTTTGTATTATAGTATACACAGTTCTCTCATTTCATTCGACAGAGTTAACACGATAACAAGAATGGCTTTTCAACCTATAACGTGCGATATACGTAACGACCTATAAAGTACAATTAACAATCATTCTGTAAGATATAAGGTCGGTAACAATGTCatttttattactttatattataaaacacaAACTATAAAAGCATCTTATTAGAAGCAATAATTCAGAACAAAAATATTCATTGCTACACTTAAGTTCACTGAATCACAAGACAGTGCTTTTCTTTTGGTTGTGGTAAAATGTGTTATTGCATTCTTAATTAAATGTACAATCGTATCAGTGAAAGTCACTCACTCTCTTACGTCGGAACCACCTGCGGTTCAAGCGGCGGGGGAGTACCATCATCCACCACAGGCGTAACCGTCGTGGCCGCCGTCTCCTCCTTCTCACTCTCTTCAAACCCAGACTTGAACCGGTCGTAGTTACTCACCTCGGCATATTTAAACGGACGCTCACCCAAAACTTTCAAAAGATCCTCCTGATGCAGCACTTCTTTCTCCAGCAAAAGCTCAGCGATCTCTGCCACTTGCTCCTTGTGTTCCTCGATGAGCTCCACGGTCTTCTCGTAAGCTTTCCCCACCCATTCCCTTACTTCCTCGTCTATGAGCGCACCGGTCTTGTTGCTGTACGGTTTGTTGAACTCGTAGCCATCGTCCCTTGGAGGGAACGAGAGGAGGCCGACCTTGTCGCTGAAACCGTACACAGCTACTTGCGCGTATGTCATCTTTGTAACTTTCTCTAGATCGTTCTGCGCACCGGTCGAGATTCTTCCGATTAGCACCTGCGTTAAACAGACCAGAAAGTTTGAAACTTCTTGAAAGTGTGACAGGGATCCCTTAGATAGCACAAAAAATATCTAACAAAAATAACACAGAAGGGAATATTCCCTAATTAGCattaatttaaaagtaaaatgatTAAATTACTCCAAATACCAAAACTCTCATCTAATCCCCATCAGCTAAATACTAAACTACTAAATCCaaactcaaatatatataaattctttttttttaaatcttgataaatgttattttagaaagttttctcagtttaataaatacaaaaggTGTTTTGATGCTATCCTATGGTATTTTTCTCAATGTAAGGACTAAGGACTAACAagattactatattttataatcCAAAGGTAGCAACTAGTTTACCTGCTCAGCTGCACGGCCACCTAAGGTCATGCAAGTCATGTCAAAGAGCTGCTCTTTAGTCATGAGAAGGTTCTCATTCGGAACGTACTGCGCAAACCCAAGCGCCGCTGTGCCACGTGGCACGATGGTCACTTTCAGCAACGGCTCCGCGTGTTCCAGGAACCAACCAGCAACCGCGTGACCAGACTCATGATACGCAACCGTACGACGCTCCAACTTACTTATCACCTGTTTCcacaatcaaaaaaaaaacattcagacacatctcaaaaacattgtctgaaaaaaaaattattatttttatttacccTGTTCTTCTTCTCAAGACCACCAATAACACGATCAATCGCAGAGTCAAAATGCGCCATCGTGACCGTCGCTCCTCCATTCCTAGCCGCGATAAGAGCCGCCTCGTTACAAACATTAGCAATATCAGCTCCAGCGAAACCAGGAGTGAGAGCAGCAAGCCTCTGAGAGAAATAAGAAGGCTCGTGATCAAGCTTA
It encodes:
- the LOC108848499 gene encoding scarecrow-like protein 33, translated to MGSYYAGFLGSFDNFYQTEFSNLGNGFYVDDQPLLESPSLLPPLHPHPDPYPQQNLAAADADDDLTDSVLQYISQVLMEEDMDDKPCMFHDALSLQAAERSLYEALGEKYPDSLPLPTTSPLQLSHSHDELSDITSSGHTSRTTTTTTTSSDWSFDSLENNRPSWMQTPTPNNFVFQSTTPSTRSSPNSGSNTVTRSSFSNDLVTNMFKDSNWALQFKRGVEEASKFLPRTTQLVIDENHHHPHYVPYRITGKKCHWRDEDDEHLPEERSKKQSAVYADDPELADMFEKILLFGDPKENPKCILNETSQKEPPTKAPQSPKGDITTAYSRGIKPSAYVKEIPDLRSLLLSCAQAVSVNDHRRAEGLLRLVRQHSSSYGDGTERLAHYFANSLEARLAGTGTQVYTSLSSKKTSAADMLKAYQSYVSVCPFKKIGIAFANHSIQQLAKKTMPHTIHIIDFGISYGFQWHSLVHRLHWRRGSSCKLRITGIDLPQRGFRPANGVIETGHRLAKYCKKLNVPFEYNAIAQKWETIKLEDLKLREGEFVAVNTLFRFRNLLDDTVAVDSPRDVVLRLIHKIRPNIFIPSILSGSYNAPFFVTRFREVMYHFSSLFDMCDTTLTREDPMRVVFEKEFYGREIMNVVACEGTARVERPESYKQWGSRMVRAGLRQLPVEKELVQKLRLMVDKEYKSKEFDVDQDGNWFLQGWKGRLVYASSFWVSV
- the LOC108849568 gene encoding uncharacterized protein LOC108849568, whose amino-acid sequence is MEFNGDDESSFEQCYRCYPVTFIEKAHLDKGDKIIMPPSALNRLASLHIEYPMLFQLSNESVGKITHCGVLEFTADEGLVYFPYWMMQNMSLQEGDIVRIKNMSLVKGTYIKLQPHTQDFLDITNPKAILETTLRSYSCLTTGDTIMVPYNNKQYFINVVEAKPSSAVSIIETDCEVDFAPPLDYKEPEKPQKLTPLKKRTRQVEEEEPANKVPKFTPFTGSGKRLDGKTQTESTEQEEKPTEKGKDDEKLSTITPPQKSGKLVFGSNSKQTSKANVKVDPKNVEQESSTKSDEAKFKVFTGKKYSLKG